In Mya arenaria isolate MELC-2E11 chromosome 1, ASM2691426v1, the genomic stretch ggaaaaagGAAATCAGTTGGGGGTTTTTGCGCACATAAAATCATGTAAAACCTGTTGCATGTTCCTTTGCAACATAAAGatgcagttttaaaaattgttttcaaaatggcggcctcAATTGAGCTGagatcatacaaaaaaaaaattctcattttcaacataccatctgcatttaaactatttttttggtGACACTGACATCAAGGCTGATGTCTGTATCAATGTTAACAAATCACATATAAACCAGAGTaactgataaaatatattgtcctgTGTTTGTACCAGGGGgcattaattgttaaacaaattatatggaGACTACTATTCAAATAATCAAAATCTGGGGTGACTTAAATTTTGTCAAAGCTGCAGAGAAATATCTTAATGTCAAAGAATTCATTACtgaatataaagtcatttttattatttactttttcttattccatttaataaataattgagtcAGTGAAATTTGTTACATTGTGCTTTTTCTGTTGAAAAGAAGTAGTGCCCATCAATGATGAGACCCAGGCATATTCATTGTAAGGTTGATATGTGAAAATAGTGTTGCAAATAGGAAAACTCTTGCAGTCAGGATGTgcttcaaaaacatcaacaaaaagtaatctgaaagtttgtaataatattgacttgaaatgtgacattattttaaggtgGAAGtatataaaatgcttatataatgattacattaatttgaatttgaaataggTAGGAGAGAAAATTGGACTGTAAAGCCAAACATATGTGTATGACAAAGTGAgcatttgaacatatcaatattcattataatatttaggCATTGCAGACATTGTGTTGCATAGAAATCAAAAAATACTTAagcatttcaaatgtcattcaCATGTATCTATGAACATGTCTTTcctgtttgttgttattttgatcttTTGGTTTTGGGTTTCGCCACAAAcgctatgaaaaatacatgtacatgatttgTAAAGAAATTGGTATGAGtatgaaatccttttttttttttttttttcgcaccACCCgtccattttttcaaaaaaatccgttaaccaattaataataaaaaaatggcctaatataaattaaatattatcatatatccagtggtcgaaattagcacaagcccgcaaggcctgctctggtaaaatgtcttccgggcttgctcaaattctgaattttatatagcagggcttgttcataaatatgattccatgcaataaaataagagttcgggcttgttcatccaaaagtctaatttcgatgactgtatATCATAATGTTAGATTCAGATCTGTAGCCAGCCTCACAGCTATTGCCAATCACACAATCATGGCCAGCTCCAAACCAGTAACCACCCCCACAACTGTAACTTGTCCCTCAAATATAGACAGCCCAACAACCCTGGCAAGCCGTACAACCATTGCCAATCCCACTACCTTGGCCAGCCCTACAACTATGGCCAGCCACAGAAACATGGCTTATCCATCAACCATTGCCACTCCCATAACCATGGCCAGCCCAATAACTGTGACGAAACCCCCGAAACCTTGGCCTAACCCACAACCATGGCCAGGCCCACAACCATGGCCAACACCAAAACTATGGCCATGCCAACAACCATGGCCAGCACCAAAACCATGGCCAATTCCTCAACCAAGGCTAATTCAACAACCATGGCCAGCCCCAAAACCATGGCCAAGCCCACAACCTTGACCAGCTCCACAACCATGGCCAGCCCCACAACCATGGCCAACCACAAAACCATGGCCAAGCCCACAATCCTGACTAGCACCAAAACCATGGCCAATCCAACAACCAAGACCAGCCCCACAACCATGATCAGCTCCACAACCAGGGCCAGCCCAACACTAATGGCAAGCCCCACAACCATGACCAAGCCCACAACCATGGCCAGCCACACAACCATTGCAAGCCACACAACCATAGCCAACCTCAAAACCATGGACAGCCACACAACCAAAGCCAACCTCAAAACCATGGACAGCCCCACAATCATGGCCAACCCCAAAACCATGGCCATTCCCACAACCATGGCTTAGCCCACAACCATGGCCAGCCCCACAACCATGGCCAACCCCAAAACCATGGCCAGCCCCACAACTACTTCCAAGCCCACAACCATGACCACACCTAAAACCATGGCCAATCCCACAACCGAAACCAAATGTTGCCGAGCTCTCAACCGTGGCCAACCCCTCAACTGTGGCCAGCCCCACAAATGTGGCCAAGCACTCAACTGTGACTAACCCCACAAATGTGGCCAAGCCCTCAACGGTTGCCAACCCCACAACCGTGGCCAAGCCCTAAACCGTGACCAACCTCACAACCATGGCCAAGCCCTCAACCGTGACCAACCCCACAACCGTGGCCAAGCCCTCAACCGTGGCCAACCCCACAAATGTGGCCAAGCCATCAAATGTGGCCAACCCCACAACTGTGACCAACCCCTCAGCCGTGGCCAGCCCCACAAATGTGGCCAAGCCTTCAACCGTGACCAACCCCACAAATGTGGCCAAGCCCTCAAATGTGGCCAAGCCCACAACTGTGGCCAGCCCCACAAATGTGGCCAAGCCCTCAAATGTGGCCAACCCCACAAATGTGGCCAAGCCCTCAACCGTGGCCAACCCCTCAACCGTGGATAACCCCTCAACCGTGGCCAGCCCCACAAATGTGGCCAAGCCCTCAACCGTGACCACCCCCACAAATGTGGCCAACCCCTCAAATGTGGCCAACCCCTCAACTGTGGCCAACCCCACAACCGTGGCCAACCCCTCAACCGTGGCCAGCCCCACAAATGTGGCCAAGCCCTTAACCGTGGCCAGCCCCACAAATGTGGCCAACCCTACCAATGTGGCCGACCCCTCAACCCTGGCCAACCCCACAAATGTGGCCAAGCCCTCAACCGTGACCACCCCAACAAATGTGGCCAAGCCCACAAATGTGGCCACGCCCTCAGGCCAACCCCACAACGTTGGCCAACCCCACAAATGTGGCCAAGCCCTCAACCGTGACCACCCCCACAAATGTGGCCAAGCCCACAAATGTGGCCACGCCCTCAGGCCAACCCCACAACGGTGGCGAAGCCGATTcatatgtgtacattgtatcaACCCATATCTGAGCAGTTAGACCGTTCCAAATATGACTTCCAATTTTTAGCGTCCTGGCCATCTGCAATGCACAGAATTTTTTATGGTTCAAACATAGATATTCCTTTATTTCAGGTACAATGTACAAGGCATTGCTGAGAATTAATCGTCATCTTCTTAAGCTAAATTGAAATATTCCTATCGACAGGCGAACAATGGATGGATTCCAGAAGCCGGTTATGATGGATCTTCCCGTCAATGTTCTTCtgcaaatattcaaatatctttCCCACGAGGACCTGATAAGCGGCGTACGACGCACGTGTAAAGTATGGAACCAGCTGACATACGAGCGAGTATTTTGGCGGGAAATAAGCTTGTCACTCTTTCCTGGATGTGGACTTGCAACCAAGTCATTTTTGGAGCTTATTGCTGATACTGTCGATAGTATTGAAACATTAGTTGTCGATCTGGATAAATTAGAATCTAAAGTCATCGACCACGAAGGAATATATTGTCCAAATTTGAAGGAGGTCTGTCTGAAAGGCGGCTACTCGTGCAGTGTTTTTGAGGAGCATTATGATGATGTTAATCAATGTTTGAGGAATTTGTCCGAAAAATATAGTGGACTAGAATCTCTGAAATTGGTTTGCTCGGACTTTATAACTGATCAGATGAATACGAACGATACGTTAAACGAGCAGTCAGGGTCATCAACGATCGAAACATTATTTCCGAATCTGAAATCCGTCACTTTCGCCAGAAATTCGGACCGTACACCAGGGTTTAATGAAGGCGAGCTTAAACGGTTCTTGGCAAGTCATAGGCACTTGAAAGAGTTATCAattaaaaattgtgccctgaaagCTAGTACGCTTGAACTTATATTTACGGAAATGCCAGACATTAAAAAGCTGGACTTACGAAATTCGTTGAGTAGCTTGGAATTCGAGTTCGATGCATTGGACTTAATTTCTGAAAAGATCTGCCTTACAAACCTGAGGGTTTTAGTTCTGTGTGAATGCAAATTAAGCGACAAGTTATTGAGAAGTTTCGCAAGGCACAGCCAGCATTTGGAAGAACTTCTGTTGACTGGGGTTGAAGGCATAACGAACATCGGACTTGAAAGTGTAGCTATGTGTTGCCCGAAATTGAAACGTTTATTGTTGAATAACAACCCATTTCTTCACGTAAAATCTAATGTGACCGATGCGGGAATTGAAAGAATAGCTGAACATTGTCATCAACTGAAAGTTCTCAATTTGCGCCATTGTACGGAAATAAGCGACGTGGCCATTAATGCAGTAGCTTCAGGCTGTCGTTGGCTGGAAGAATTGTATGTGTCGGACTGTCTTTCACTAACGGACATGTGCTTGGTGAATCTTGTGAAAAACTGCACAAGACTTTCAGTTTTGGACGTAAGCAACTGTTCACAATTGACCTCTAAATCGGTGAATGCAATTTTAACGCAGTGTAAAGCACTGAGGAGATTTTCTGTTGGTATGTGTCACAGAGTGAAAGACATAAGCCTTGTACATGAGGAAGAAGACGACGAAACTGCTAGAATAAGTGATACCATGAACGGTTCCAAGATGGAAGAGCCATTACCGTCGCAAGCAAAAGACACAACAGTGTATGTTCGATATGATGCTTTGAACTTAGGAAAGCATTCACACGTCTATCGTTTGGATTTCCACTTCTGCTCGGCCCTAACCAACGCATGCATCAAACAATTAGCCAACTACTGTAGGGATTTGCGCGAATTGAACGTTCAGGCATGTGCGCTAGTTACAAACGCTGGCGTGAAAgaaattgtaaagaaatgtaCATTTCTACGCAAGTTGAATATTTCTGGCGGTTCAATGTCACAAACAAGCCGTCTGACCGATTCTTGCTTGGAAGACATAGCAGTGAATGCAAAGAATCTGGAAAATCTGACTATCACTCAAAACTTTAATATAACCGCCGAGAGTGTTTTTGAAGTGGTCAGAAAGTGCCCGCAAATAATGTTGGTGGTAGTTGACCACGGGGCACGAAACAAGCGATCAAACATCGTGCAGGATAGGCTGATCGATCTGTCGGGAGAAGTTCCGGAGAAGACGATATGTCTCCAGTTCCGGGCCCGCACGGCCGAAGTGCACGTTTACCGGAACTGCGAACTCTACATCCGATCACAAACGGTCAGACCGGAACTGCTGACGGAATAGTCCGCTGGTGATTAATGGATGTAAACagacatgtttgtttttcatcagAGTGGAGGggcaaaataatatttgaaataaacaataagaaTCATGTACTTAAATGACAAGGAGGGAGCAGGAAAGATCATCTGAGGTGTGTTTCACTGCTAATTAACATGATAACCATACTTATACTGTTTCATAAGGAGTGTGCAATGAATGTCAACTGTGATATGTTGAACgtagattttcattttattgcgaTATTCgtataaaatcaaaacatacactgttaaaaacatacatgttgGGTGAAAGACCTATAACTACTTActagataatgcatttatataaaatattatttactgatgataagattgtaaccgtgtatttaatagctgaaaacgcacaaataatAATTGACAGGTGGGTCCTtcaatatttactgtgatcaatTATCgtctcatatggtagaaatatcgttttttctgcacctttctctcaaattaaacacggcatcctttataagaatcattgttttcgatatttattcaacattttcggtaaattaacgAAATTTCgttaattgtggtactgcttattagGGAGAAAGAGTGCACCATTAAACGTTAAAAGGTGCTTTATGAATATAACTAGCGGTTGAATTTCTTAAGGaaaaaatagtatatatttttattgttagatatgtttaataacatatgtataagaagtagatcacagtttttTATGTAGAACAAGTGCcaataataaatttatagatactaatatttaaacataaatgtttgatGCCGAGGAAGATTCTTTATAAGCGCTTAGTTTCAGAACAAATTCTATAAtactaattttatttgtatCGAGATGTTGTCATTTGAACCTTGTCATGGAAtaatatcatatgtttaaaccaacgAGTGCCAAAAGCatgatttttatataaacttgCATGT encodes the following:
- the LOC128226719 gene encoding hepatitis A virus cellular receptor 1-like; the protein is MARPTTMANTKTMAMPTTMASTKTMANSSTKANSTTMASPKTMAKPTTLTSSTTMASPTTMANHKTMAKPTILTSTKTMANPTTKTSPTTMISSTTRASPTLMASPTTMTKPTTMASHTTIASHTTIANLKTMDSHTTKANLKTMDSPTIMANPKTMAIPTTMA
- the LOC128232731 gene encoding dynein regulatory complex subunit 6-like, with the translated sequence MDGFQKPVMMDLPVNVLLQIFKYLSHEDLISGVRRTCKVWNQLTYERVFWREISLSLFPGCGLATKSFLELIADTVDSIETLVVDLDKLESKVIDHEGIYCPNLKEVCLKGGYSCSVFEEHYDDVNQCLRNLSEKYSGLESLKLVCSDFITDQMNTNDTLNEQSGSSTIETLFPNLKSVTFARNSDRTPGFNEGELKRFLASHRHLKELSIKNCALKASTLELIFTEMPDIKKLDLRNSLSSLEFEFDALDLISEKICLTNLRVLVLCECKLSDKLLRSFARHSQHLEELLLTGVEGITNIGLESVAMCCPKLKRLLLNNNPFLHVKSNVTDAGIERIAEHCHQLKVLNLRHCTEISDVAINAVASGCRWLEELYVSDCLSLTDMCLVNLVKNCTRLSVLDVSNCSQLTSKSVNAILTQCKALRRFSVGMCHRVKDISLVHEEEDDETARISDTMNGSKMEEPLPSQAKDTTVYVRYDALNLGKHSHVYRLDFHFCSALTNACIKQLANYCRDLRELNVQACALVTNAGVKEIVKKCTFLRKLNISGGSMSQTSRLTDSCLEDIAVNAKNLENLTITQNFNITAESVFEVVRKCPQIMLVVVDHGARNKRSNIVQDRLIDLSGEVPEKTICLQFRARTAEVHVYRNCELYIRSQTVRPELLTE